One genomic window of Candidatus Nitrospira inopinata includes the following:
- a CDS encoding alpha-ketoacid dehydrogenase subunit beta: MSTGTASTEVTYLEAISQALDEEMTRDERVFLMGEDIGTYGGAFKITEGFIEKYGEWRVLDAPLSESGFVGAAIGAAMMGLRPVVEMQFADFISCAFDQITEVAAKNHYRWGAPVPMVIRAPFGGGVHGGPFHSECPEGWFFHSPGLKLVAPSTPYDAKGLLKAAIRDPNPVIYFEHKFLYRRIKEVLPREDYIVPIGQAAIRRPGNDISVITYGAMVHLALEAAQQLAAEGIDIEVVDLRSLMPLDKDTIYGSVRKTGKAIMVHEDNKTGGIGAELAALLAEDCFDSLDGPILRVAAPDTPVPFSTPLEEFFLPKTSDIVAAARKLAAY, from the coding sequence ATGAGCACAGGCACGGCATCGACCGAGGTCACCTATCTGGAGGCCATTTCGCAGGCGCTGGACGAGGAAATGACCAGGGACGAACGGGTGTTCCTGATGGGCGAGGACATCGGCACCTATGGGGGGGCCTTCAAGATCACCGAGGGCTTTATCGAGAAGTACGGTGAGTGGCGGGTGTTGGATGCGCCGCTTTCCGAGTCGGGTTTCGTCGGCGCGGCGATCGGCGCCGCGATGATGGGGCTACGGCCGGTGGTGGAGATGCAGTTTGCGGATTTCATCTCCTGCGCCTTCGACCAGATTACCGAGGTCGCGGCCAAAAACCATTATCGTTGGGGCGCGCCGGTGCCGATGGTGATCCGTGCTCCCTTCGGCGGCGGAGTCCATGGAGGGCCCTTCCATTCGGAATGTCCCGAAGGCTGGTTCTTTCATTCGCCGGGGCTCAAGCTGGTGGCTCCCTCCACGCCCTACGACGCGAAGGGGTTGCTCAAGGCCGCGATCCGCGATCCCAACCCCGTGATCTATTTCGAGCACAAGTTCCTCTATCGGCGGATCAAAGAGGTGTTACCGCGCGAAGACTACATCGTGCCGATCGGCCAAGCGGCCATTAGACGGCCGGGGAACGATATTTCGGTCATCACCTATGGCGCGATGGTGCATCTCGCGCTCGAGGCGGCGCAACAGTTGGCGGCGGAAGGTATCGACATCGAGGTGGTGGATCTGCGGAGCTTGATGCCGCTTGATAAGGACACGATCTACGGGTCGGTCCGGAAAACCGGTAAGGCCATCATGGTGCACGAGGACAACAAAACCGGCGGCATCGGTGCGGAACTGGCGGCGTTGCTTGCGGAAGACTGTTTCGACAGTCTGGACGGGCCGATCCTGCGTGTCGCCGCGCCGGATACGCCCGTGCCGTTCAGCACACCGTTGGAGGAATTTTTTCTGCCGAAAACCAGCGACATCGTGGCGGCGGCGAGAAAACTGGCGGCGTACTGA
- a CDS encoding thiamine pyrophosphate-dependent dehydrogenase E1 component subunit alpha, with translation MDRADVVSDIKRAEWLQMYYYLRLTRSLEDRISALYRQGRIVGGCYTSHGMEAIAVGYASALERDDVIAPFHRDMGAFLIRGITPGEVLAQYLGKRTGPTKGKDGNVHMGDLKRGIIGFVSHLADNLPVAAGAALAFKIRGERRVVFTGTGDGGTSRGDFHEAMNFASVRKLPVVFFCNNNQYAYSTPIRLQMAIADVVDRAKAYGMPGEIVDGNDVAAVFLAAKRAIARARAGEGPTFLEFKTMRMHGHSEHDAAKYVPRELLEEWKKKDPILRAEQRLLELGYADEAHFREVGLRVQKEIDAGLEFAEQSPLPEGREVLEGVFANPDEVEP, from the coding sequence ATGGACCGAGCCGACGTCGTCAGCGACATCAAACGGGCCGAGTGGCTCCAAATGTATTACTACCTCCGCCTCACCAGATCGTTGGAGGACCGGATCTCCGCCCTCTATCGTCAGGGGCGGATCGTCGGCGGCTGTTACACCAGTCATGGGATGGAGGCAATTGCCGTCGGCTATGCCTCGGCCCTCGAACGGGACGATGTGATCGCGCCGTTCCATCGGGACATGGGCGCCTTCTTGATTCGCGGCATCACGCCGGGCGAAGTGCTGGCCCAGTATTTGGGCAAACGGACCGGCCCGACCAAGGGGAAGGACGGCAATGTCCACATGGGAGACTTAAAACGCGGCATCATCGGCTTCGTGAGCCACCTTGCCGACAACCTGCCGGTCGCGGCGGGAGCGGCGCTGGCGTTCAAAATCAGGGGTGAGCGACGCGTCGTCTTCACCGGAACCGGCGACGGCGGCACAAGTCGCGGCGACTTTCACGAGGCGATGAACTTCGCCTCGGTGCGCAAACTCCCGGTCGTGTTCTTCTGTAACAACAATCAATATGCCTATTCCACGCCAATCCGTCTCCAGATGGCGATCGCCGACGTCGTCGATCGGGCGAAGGCCTATGGGATGCCGGGTGAAATCGTGGATGGAAACGACGTGGCCGCCGTGTTTCTCGCGGCCAAACGGGCTATCGCGCGGGCCCGCGCGGGGGAGGGACCGACGTTTCTGGAATTTAAGACCATGAGGATGCACGGCCACTCGGAACATGACGCGGCCAAGTACGTGCCCCGCGAGCTGTTGGAGGAATGGAAAAAGAAAGATCCGATCCTCAGGGCCGAGCAACGGTTGCTCGAACTGGGCTATGCCGACGAGGCCCACTTCCGCGAAGTCGGTCTCAGGGTGCAGAAGGAAATCGACGCGGGGTTGGAGTTCGCCGAGCAGAGTCCGTTACCCGAAGGACGGGAAGTGTTAGAGGGGGTCTTTGCAAATCCCGACGAGGTGGAACCATGA
- a CDS encoding fumarylacetoacetate hydrolase family protein — protein MKLVSFRVVTPVGTFTRVGALYDSQVIDINMAYARWLKDQGEAQPSRLANAQMPATMLEFLEGEASTMAAARRAVDYAVLLGSKARGPSGEMVWYQLETVQLAAPLPNPPSLRDFIAFEAHIAATSKKRGQPIPPEWYQAPVYYKGNPRTIIGPDEDLPWPLETTKLDYELELACVIGKGGRDIAERDAPDYIAGYTIMNDFSARDIQFREMACRLGPAKGKDFATALGPCLVTPDEIADLNSLTMVARVNGEEWSRGCFGTIHWSFPQMIAHVSRGEPLYPGDVFGSGTVGGGCGLEFDRYLKPGDVVELEIQPIGVLRTRVVGAA, from the coding sequence ATGAAACTGGTCAGTTTTCGGGTCGTCACGCCAGTGGGAACCTTTACGAGGGTGGGGGCTCTCTACGACTCTCAGGTCATCGACATCAACATGGCCTACGCTCGTTGGCTCAAGGATCAAGGAGAGGCGCAACCCTCTCGGTTGGCCAACGCCCAGATGCCGGCAACCATGTTGGAGTTTCTGGAAGGCGAGGCTTCGACCATGGCGGCGGCACGTCGGGCCGTGGACTATGCGGTCTTGCTCGGCTCCAAGGCCAGGGGGCCGTCGGGCGAAATGGTCTGGTATCAGTTGGAGACAGTGCAGCTTGCCGCGCCCTTGCCCAACCCTCCGTCGCTGCGTGACTTCATCGCGTTTGAAGCCCATATCGCCGCCACGTCGAAAAAACGAGGACAGCCGATCCCCCCCGAATGGTACCAAGCTCCCGTCTATTACAAGGGCAATCCACGCACGATCATCGGGCCGGATGAGGACCTGCCTTGGCCCTTGGAGACCACGAAATTGGACTATGAGTTGGAACTGGCCTGCGTGATCGGAAAAGGCGGTCGGGACATTGCCGAACGGGATGCGCCGGACTACATCGCTGGCTACACGATCATGAACGACTTCAGCGCGCGCGACATTCAATTTCGAGAGATGGCTTGTCGATTGGGGCCGGCGAAGGGGAAGGACTTCGCGACCGCGCTCGGCCCTTGCCTGGTCACGCCGGACGAAATCGCCGATCTCAATTCGCTCACGATGGTGGCGCGGGTCAACGGAGAAGAATGGTCACGGGGATGTTTTGGAACGATCCACTGGTCGTTCCCGCAGATGATCGCCCACGTCTCGCGGGGGGAGCCACTCTATCCCGGCGACGTGTTCGGGTCGGGCACGGTGGGAGGGGGCTGCGGGCTCGAATTCGATCGGTACCTGAAACCCGGTGACGTGGTGGAACTGGAGATTCAGCCGATCGGCGTCTTACGAACCAGGGTGGTGGGCGCGGCGTGA
- a CDS encoding homogentisate 1,2-dioxygenase: protein MYLLRKGKTPNQAHVGIPEGLHEEEHGRNGFNGPASHLYRVHPPTAWVKIEGPLKPRAFFCAQLWERERLFHDGKTVPVMQSRDVRLLLTCLTESMTFFVRNGDGDELWFVHQGRGRFETDYGVLPYEAGDYVVIPKGTTYRVHVDDGPAYGLIIETPEPIVIPDRGPLGHHALFDKGVLVAPELEAIESSEAEDQPWEVRIKRQGAITSLLYPFYPMDVVGWKGDLWVAKLNVRDFRPVTSPRYHLPPSAHVTFQAGGCLVSTFAPRPLETDPEALRVPFYHRNMDYDEVLFYHQGEFFSRAGIEPGMLTLHPQGIHHGPQPQAVQAAKGKTHTNEVAVMIESRSPFEVEPQMETVEVDDYAVSWSRG, encoded by the coding sequence ATGTATCTCCTCCGAAAGGGCAAGACTCCCAACCAGGCCCATGTGGGGATTCCCGAGGGGCTCCACGAGGAAGAACATGGGCGGAATGGGTTCAACGGTCCGGCCTCGCATCTCTATCGCGTCCATCCTCCGACCGCGTGGGTGAAGATCGAAGGGCCGCTGAAGCCACGCGCGTTTTTCTGCGCGCAACTGTGGGAGAGAGAGCGTTTGTTCCATGATGGCAAGACGGTCCCGGTCATGCAGAGCCGGGACGTGAGGCTTTTGCTGACCTGCCTGACGGAGTCCATGACCTTTTTCGTTCGGAACGGAGACGGTGATGAACTGTGGTTTGTCCATCAGGGGCGGGGACGATTCGAGACGGACTACGGAGTCCTGCCCTATGAGGCGGGAGACTATGTCGTTATCCCGAAAGGGACAACCTATCGGGTTCACGTGGACGATGGACCAGCGTATGGCTTGATCATCGAAACGCCGGAACCCATCGTCATACCGGATCGAGGCCCCTTGGGTCACCATGCCTTGTTCGACAAGGGCGTGTTGGTGGCGCCGGAGTTGGAGGCGATCGAATCGTCGGAGGCAGAAGATCAGCCATGGGAAGTCCGGATCAAACGGCAAGGGGCCATCACCAGCCTGCTCTATCCCTTCTATCCGATGGACGTCGTCGGATGGAAAGGCGATCTCTGGGTCGCCAAGTTGAACGTGCGCGATTTCCGGCCGGTCACGAGCCCTCGCTACCATTTGCCGCCGAGTGCCCACGTCACCTTCCAAGCCGGAGGCTGCCTCGTGTCCACCTTTGCGCCGAGGCCGCTTGAAACGGATCCGGAAGCCCTGCGCGTCCCGTTCTATCACCGCAACATGGATTACGACGAAGTGTTGTTCTATCACCAGGGAGAATTCTTCAGTCGTGCGGGCATTGAACCAGGTATGCTCACGTTGCATCCTCAGGGCATTCACCATGGACCGCAGCCGCAAGCCGTGCAGGCGGCCAAGGGAAAGACCCACACGAATGAAGTGGCCGTGATGATCGAATCCCGGTCGCCCTTCGAAGTGGAACCGCAGATGGAAACGGTGGAAGTCGATGACTACGCCGTGAGCTGGAGCAGAGGATGA
- a CDS encoding VOC family protein, producing MRQAMGIDHITLCVENLEAAEFLFTKILGFEVLWSARDVGTEKSSMDTVVVQSGNARIALMQGRDKGLRSQINDFIDKHGQGVQHFAIEVDDIEAACREWEAHGVRFSGPVKEGRDGFGPLKQRFTQPIFPGSGLFIELIQREHGGEKAKTFVRSTVESLYQDIEREQVTGRRETIVDYDSLPLPAKTELKRAS from the coding sequence ATGCGCCAGGCCATGGGGATCGACCACATCACCCTCTGCGTCGAGAATCTCGAGGCCGCCGAATTTCTCTTCACCAAGATCCTGGGATTTGAAGTGCTCTGGTCCGCTCGGGACGTGGGGACCGAGAAATCCTCGATGGATACGGTTGTGGTTCAAAGCGGCAACGCGAGAATCGCGCTCATGCAGGGCCGCGACAAGGGCCTGCGATCGCAGATCAACGACTTCATCGACAAGCACGGTCAAGGGGTCCAACACTTCGCCATCGAGGTGGACGACATTGAGGCGGCCTGCCGGGAGTGGGAAGCCCACGGGGTCCGGTTCAGCGGGCCTGTTAAGGAGGGGCGGGACGGGTTCGGTCCCCTGAAGCAACGGTTTACACAGCCGATCTTTCCCGGGAGCGGACTCTTCATCGAGTTGATTCAACGGGAGCACGGCGGAGAAAAGGCCAAGACCTTCGTAAGAAGCACGGTCGAGTCGCTCTATCAAGACATCGAACGGGAGCAGGTGACAGGCCGGAGAGAGACCATCGTCGATTACGATTCGTTGCCGCTGCCGGCGAAGACGGAGTTAAAACGGGCGTCGTAA
- a CDS encoding TenA family transcriptional regulator, whose product MTFHDDMRCVVLAHGAVNNRYLRRFRSGDLSDQEFRDFAVEFYNFARFFPQILASQLVNTEDERVADELTRVLYSELGDGDPSRRHELLYRNFLRSVGIDVHSALTRPMLPSTRAYIEGMQRLYSDGNHARALGASFGLENMAITMWDHLIPGLRTLKASRYPGMDLTYFTFHRELESTHEQAMEQAVAAVEHSAGDGLPIEDQAAFREGVLHVLNYLEAFWLGLDRLAPDRATRREQHQAA is encoded by the coding sequence ATGACCTTCCACGACGACATGCGGTGCGTCGTGCTGGCGCACGGCGCCGTCAACAACCGGTATCTGCGACGGTTCCGATCCGGTGACCTGTCCGATCAGGAGTTCCGCGACTTCGCGGTCGAGTTCTACAACTTCGCCCGGTTTTTCCCTCAGATCCTCGCCTCGCAACTGGTGAACACGGAGGACGAGCGGGTGGCCGACGAGCTGACGAGGGTGCTCTATTCCGAATTGGGCGACGGAGACCCCTCGCGCCGCCATGAACTGTTATATCGGAACTTCCTGCGATCGGTGGGGATCGACGTGCATAGCGCCCTGACCAGGCCTATGTTGCCTTCGACCCGCGCCTACATCGAGGGCATGCAACGGCTCTACAGCGACGGAAACCACGCCAGGGCGCTCGGAGCCTCCTTCGGTCTTGAGAACATGGCCATCACGATGTGGGACCATCTGATTCCCGGCCTGCGAACGCTCAAAGCCTCACGCTACCCCGGCATGGATCTCACCTATTTCACGTTTCATCGCGAGCTGGAATCGACACATGAGCAGGCGATGGAACAGGCGGTGGCAGCGGTGGAGCACAGCGCCGGTGACGGTTTGCCGATCGAGGATCAAGCGGCGTTTCGTGAAGGTGTCCTGCACGTCTTGAACTATCTCGAAGCGTTCTGGTTGGGCCTCGATCGTCTTGCGCCGGACAGAGCGACGAGGCGGGAGCAGCATCAAGCCGCCTGA
- a CDS encoding acyl-CoA dehydrogenase family protein — MASLFKGFERIEEARERLTGQSFMTGLFMGHPDFALLLHEGEPPDQVAVWEAYRPRLTSFLTSQVDPDEIERTGKIPESVLKGLFTLGAFAMKIPPAYGGLGFSYTNYGRALTLMASWSNVLALTVAVPQSIGIAMPLLLFGTEEQRRAYLPIVAREAISAFALTEPATGSDAANIKTEAVLDKRGDTFLVNGEKLWCTNGPIARYLTLIAQVPAKKITGEGKGTVVWVPVPEGRGADSKVPTAFVLDMETPGIIVRQRCRFEGCRGIENGHLTFTDVRIPAANLIGEVGRGLKYALTILNIGRGISIPAICLGMAKQAWQPTLDRANERFTFQKPLSGHQTQRMRLGRMAANLFAMESLAAAAWRLADRHTFDVRIEAAITKIFCSEGTIQFLKDAQIIFGGMGYETADSKRARGEPAFGIEQLVRDAEMYRIGEGATDVLRPFIAREGLGPHLERAGRYVAGELHGTAKLVEWLTLARFYIPWYLGLWRPNRLPDRPEFRHPSAAPLFQYIERTSRRLAKAIFWAMVRHGQALRDDQGRQNRIEMVAEDLLVIAAATLQAASSSRAADDSSRWRLVELIAMEARERIDCAIREIRGSNHDQMVATIGEQAAEGTSGWLSDGIIPRRLRDYRPAADQASLTDQTEHDRTPHSVASPRY, encoded by the coding sequence ATGGCCTCCCTGTTCAAGGGGTTCGAACGGATCGAGGAGGCCCGCGAACGGCTGACCGGCCAGAGTTTCATGACCGGCCTCTTCATGGGACATCCTGATTTCGCTCTGCTCCTCCACGAGGGGGAACCTCCTGACCAAGTGGCGGTCTGGGAAGCCTATCGCCCCCGGCTCACCTCCTTCCTCACCTCGCAGGTCGATCCCGATGAAATCGAACGGACCGGAAAGATCCCTGAATCGGTCTTGAAGGGGCTCTTCACGCTCGGCGCCTTCGCCATGAAAATCCCGCCGGCCTATGGGGGGCTGGGATTCTCCTATACCAACTACGGCCGGGCGCTCACGCTGATGGCGAGCTGGAGCAACGTGCTTGCCTTGACCGTCGCGGTGCCACAGTCCATCGGCATCGCCATGCCCCTTCTGCTATTCGGCACCGAGGAGCAACGACGAGCCTATTTGCCGATTGTGGCGCGCGAAGCGATTTCGGCCTTTGCCCTCACCGAACCGGCCACGGGCTCCGACGCCGCCAACATCAAGACCGAGGCGGTCTTGGACAAACGCGGCGACACGTTCCTCGTCAACGGCGAAAAACTCTGGTGCACCAACGGGCCGATCGCCCGGTATCTCACCCTGATTGCGCAGGTGCCGGCTAAGAAAATCACGGGCGAGGGGAAGGGGACGGTCGTGTGGGTGCCGGTCCCTGAAGGCAGAGGGGCGGACTCCAAGGTCCCCACCGCCTTCGTCCTCGATATGGAGACGCCTGGTATCATCGTGCGGCAACGGTGCCGATTTGAAGGCTGCCGCGGCATCGAAAATGGCCACCTCACCTTCACCGACGTGCGGATTCCCGCCGCCAACCTCATCGGCGAAGTGGGGCGGGGGTTGAAGTATGCGCTGACCATCCTGAACATCGGCCGGGGCATCAGCATTCCGGCCATCTGCCTCGGCATGGCCAAACAGGCCTGGCAACCGACGCTCGACCGGGCCAACGAGCGATTCACGTTTCAAAAACCCCTAAGCGGCCACCAGACCCAACGGATGAGGCTCGGGCGCATGGCTGCCAATCTGTTCGCGATGGAATCGCTCGCCGCCGCCGCCTGGCGCCTGGCCGACCGCCACACGTTCGACGTGCGGATCGAAGCCGCGATCACGAAAATCTTCTGCTCGGAGGGGACGATTCAGTTCCTCAAAGACGCCCAGATCATCTTCGGCGGCATGGGCTACGAAACAGCCGACTCCAAACGAGCCCGCGGCGAGCCGGCCTTCGGCATCGAGCAGTTGGTGCGGGACGCCGAAATGTACCGGATCGGAGAAGGGGCGACGGACGTGCTCCGGCCGTTTATCGCCCGCGAGGGATTAGGCCCCCACCTTGAGCGAGCGGGCCGCTACGTCGCAGGGGAACTGCACGGCACCGCGAAGCTTGTCGAGTGGCTCACCCTGGCTCGCTTCTACATCCCGTGGTATCTCGGCCTGTGGCGGCCTAACCGACTTCCAGACCGACCTGAGTTCCGCCACCCATCCGCAGCACCGTTGTTCCAATACATCGAGCGAACCAGCCGCCGCCTGGCCAAAGCGATCTTCTGGGCGATGGTTCGCCACGGCCAAGCGCTTCGGGACGACCAAGGCCGACAGAATCGCATTGAGATGGTGGCGGAGGATCTGCTCGTCATCGCGGCGGCAACGTTACAGGCTGCATCATCGAGTCGAGCGGCCGACGACTCTTCGAGATGGAGATTGGTTGAGCTGATCGCCATGGAAGCGAGGGAGCGGATTGATTGTGCGATCCGTGAGATCCGCGGATCGAATCACGACCAGATGGTGGCAACGATCGGCGAGCAGGCAGCCGAAGGGACCTCTGGTTGGTTGAGCGACGGCATCATCCCTCGCCGGCTCCGCGACTACCGTCCCGCCGCTGACCAGGCTTCACTGACCGATCAGACCGAGCATGACCGCACTCCCCACTCCGTGGCAAGCCCGCGCTATTGA